In one window of Dokdonia sp. PRO95 DNA:
- a CDS encoding choice-of-anchor D domain-containing protein encodes MKSPSINRVLLLASVILVITQCVSSISAQTVLFNADFSNTTGDNAWTQSINTNGSFTVGGIAVNNQYPSYANNALFALESPVIDLTGYGNLTLDLDHFYKTQPGRDGIQLQYRINGGPWSVLGTAASGFYNDTDVDGIANNTDGWSGDNTPTGGDAFTNAPTLNLSAFDTNFNNAANIQIRVVFGSDNIGDILTDNNGAAIDNVIIRGLPATNCIDATLYTESFETGFGRWSQTTADNFDWSIGSGNTPTNNTGPSTASDGNQYAYIEASNSSTGSVARLISDCIDLTNYTSALFEFDYHMHGNNGSLNLDISTNGGGSWSNLFSRNGEQQADETSPWLTETISLNAYLGSVVYFRFSATDGTGNNNRSDTAIDAISITGINGPTPDISLSGNSVIISDGDAIPTLADNTNFGTTTVGAPISKIFRISNTGVADLILAGTPTIIAAGTPGFNYFTITQSPATTIIPGGNTTFEITYNPLLTGIHNAEVLIASNDPDENPFNFVISGTTLDVEPEIVLSGDGIEISNNDITPSLTDNTNFGSVELGYSVTKTFVIENEGINDLLLTGGSPYIDIVGAGASRFQVSLIPNNTIAGGNFVTFQIKYTPDALITHPATVRIQNNDTDEGTFLFNIQGTGIVNNNLDYTIYYENFDTDDGNWTPSSTSGSIWRYGSNNVEAGAEGDYWYTDNYNNYANNTRTYVTSPPISLSGYSNVRFLLDMRINTNADRDDGMQVQYRLNGAGVWSTLGDNTDTSNWYNDAEVRAIGINENGWSGDNESDLNVPGRSDFTQQFVDLPSNTIGQSIEFRIYFASDGGTTDDGANFDNVFLIGTQDNPDPDPVIAPGAVTPNMSLWLKANDIDAVSSGDLLNIWQDRARDNDAFTAELAPPTYHNSAAINANYNPLVEFDTSANQVLKGKGGFDTSDYWVVLRTPQLNESGVIEGVLSGRVERGAFANDGTGLWVNPGSERFNNQDNLVSHMIGATPQNTSAADGSNYGRAYVSTADEMNSELIILNVKASSDGLTSEIYKNGVRIDNYTGTYSVSGNDMPYSEVTNSQFNLGVGRITLVGHAFQSFFEGQITEFISYRLPNSLFDQKRIQSYLAIKNGITLHSVTSDPTNDDANPGDENYVDSAGNIIWNAVNNSGFTHDIAGIGRDDASGLNQKQSISSHIDGAITMGIETIYDTNSDHINSASATIDDKNFLMWGNNNASLSAASPIAVDMSLNIPGLSTNVNFISINRTWKVVETGDLSTVKVSLEESLLSATITPPGNFFMFISDSPTFDPTSDYRIMTSNGSKLETTYDFTGEKYITFGYAPEYIYERSITFDGTRDYMDADDVADLTGPFTISTWVKRGANANNSDIISKRNIGPYTEGYALLLNNARRPRIVWKNAAGTTEALNSSIVLPQDEWHHVAVIYDGNRVTFYIDGIEDTSAVRNAPASSNQHFLVAAANYQSPTRFFDGTIDEVRVWNQALSQEQLQFIMNQEIEKFTDDSVNGKIIPQNISKNEVASIPWADLEMYLPMNKYTFTNVKDESDNNYVAAIKNLQTVDFQTAPLPYVSTADGVWANTNTWTNGDTQALPGAPSIVDGTQTIDWNIVQTAHNVSTASNNTVLALDVNTAELTIGNDSKIEVSHYLRLDGIMDLVGESQLVQTENSDLAATSSGRLERDQQGTSDTYSYNIWSSPVGPINITDINEAHTVASIMNDGTDENNPQSLNFSTGYNGANSTPKTVSAYWLYTYRNDPADTYSAWEQIGPYGTLETGDGFTMKGPGSGAVTDPQNYVFIGKPNNGTDATSIDKTINAGNDYLMGNPFPSALDANKFINDNPHLTGTLSFWEHWGGGNHFLADYEAGYALYTLSGGTPAVSHPAQNTSGASTNTPTQFIAVGQGFFVRGATTGTTSFNNTQRVFAKEASSGSFFFNGQNQQTESTLNAEDEIVKHEDLREKFRIGFDSPSAYHRQLLMTIDENTTFGYDRAYDAVIDNHPQEDMMWMLDDEKAIILGVPSIENDRKFPLRIGLPMDGEISIGVDALENVNTDNTTVYLFDALQDTYTDITIDQKFTLTLEAGTYLDRFYIVLEKTAEAEEETEDTAEETDEQEEEDQDIEVVDTETIDDAEQSDNLSVYFNSQSHNIIINKRVDYDVQSVQLFTMLGQLIKEWTPESETTRVELPVQDVSTGAYIIKVQKLQTTHTQKLIIH; translated from the coding sequence ATGAAAAGCCCCTCAATTAATCGAGTATTACTTCTCGCCTCCGTAATTTTGGTTATCACACAATGTGTGTCATCCATTAGCGCGCAAACTGTTTTATTTAATGCAGACTTCTCAAATACCACTGGTGATAATGCGTGGACCCAGAGCATCAATACTAATGGCTCTTTTACTGTAGGAGGAATTGCTGTCAATAATCAATATCCTTCTTATGCAAACAATGCTCTTTTTGCGCTAGAAAGTCCTGTAATAGATTTAACTGGTTATGGAAATCTAACCCTTGATTTAGATCATTTTTACAAAACTCAACCTGGGAGAGATGGAATTCAACTTCAGTATCGCATAAATGGAGGTCCATGGTCTGTTCTTGGAACAGCAGCTAGTGGCTTCTATAATGATACAGATGTAGATGGCATAGCTAATAATACCGATGGATGGTCTGGCGATAACACACCTACAGGTGGTGATGCCTTCACTAATGCTCCTACGCTAAATCTTAGCGCATTTGACACTAATTTTAATAACGCAGCAAATATTCAAATTCGAGTAGTTTTTGGAAGTGATAATATTGGTGATATTTTGACCGATAATAATGGGGCTGCTATTGACAATGTAATCATTAGGGGATTACCTGCAACTAATTGCATTGATGCAACGTTATATACGGAAAGTTTTGAAACTGGTTTTGGTAGATGGTCACAAACTACCGCAGATAATTTTGACTGGTCTATAGGTTCTGGGAATACTCCAACGAATAATACCGGTCCATCTACCGCATCAGACGGCAATCAATATGCTTATATAGAAGCTAGTAATTCAAGTACAGGTTCAGTAGCCCGATTAATTTCAGATTGTATTGACCTTACTAATTACACCTCTGCTCTTTTTGAATTTGACTATCATATGCATGGTAATAATGGATCACTTAATTTAGATATAAGTACAAATGGAGGAGGTTCTTGGTCGAATTTATTTTCTAGAAATGGAGAACAGCAGGCGGATGAAACATCTCCTTGGTTAACAGAAACAATAAGCCTTAATGCCTACTTGGGCTCCGTTGTTTACTTTCGCTTCTCTGCTACAGACGGTACTGGAAATAACAACAGATCGGATACAGCGATTGACGCTATATCAATCACTGGAATTAACGGTCCTACACCAGACATTAGTCTATCGGGTAATTCAGTAATTATATCAGATGGTGATGCTATTCCAACACTGGCAGACAACACAAATTTCGGAACAACAACTGTAGGAGCACCTATCTCTAAAATATTTAGAATTTCAAACACAGGAGTTGCAGATTTAATTTTAGCGGGAACACCAACAATAATCGCTGCTGGTACTCCTGGATTTAATTACTTTACTATAACACAGTCACCTGCAACAACAATAATTCCAGGAGGTAATACTACTTTTGAAATCACCTATAATCCGCTACTTACAGGAATACATAATGCAGAAGTATTAATTGCTTCTAATGATCCGGACGAGAACCCTTTTAATTTTGTTATATCTGGCACTACTTTGGATGTAGAACCTGAGATTGTTCTGTCGGGTGATGGAATAGAAATAAGTAATAATGATATTACTCCATCCTTAACAGATAACACTAATTTTGGAAGTGTTGAGCTTGGTTATTCTGTAACAAAAACATTTGTAATTGAAAATGAAGGAATTAACGATTTACTACTCACTGGAGGCAGCCCATACATAGATATTGTAGGAGCTGGTGCTTCTAGGTTTCAGGTATCTCTTATTCCAAACAATACGATAGCTGGTGGAAATTTTGTTACATTTCAAATTAAATACACTCCAGATGCTCTAATTACACACCCCGCAACTGTTAGGATTCAAAACAATGACACAGATGAAGGGACGTTTTTATTCAACATTCAAGGAACGGGTATAGTAAATAACAACCTTGATTACACTATCTACTACGAAAATTTTGATACAGATGATGGCAATTGGACGCCTAGTTCAACTTCTGGATCAATTTGGAGATACGGATCAAATAACGTAGAAGCTGGGGCTGAAGGAGACTATTGGTATACAGATAATTATAATAATTATGCTAATAATACCAGAACTTACGTAACAAGTCCTCCAATATCGCTGAGTGGTTATTCCAATGTTCGTTTTTTATTAGATATGAGAATTAATACTAATGCAGACCGTGATGACGGTATGCAAGTACAATATCGTCTTAACGGTGCAGGTGTATGGAGTACGCTAGGTGATAATACGGATACATCAAACTGGTATAATGATGCCGAGGTTCGTGCCATAGGAATAAATGAAAATGGCTGGTCAGGTGATAATGAATCAGATCTTAATGTTCCTGGAAGATCAGATTTCACGCAACAATTTGTAGATCTACCTAGTAACACCATTGGACAATCCATTGAGTTTCGTATCTACTTCGCATCAGACGGCGGAACAACAGATGATGGGGCAAATTTTGATAATGTTTTTTTAATAGGCACCCAAGATAATCCAGATCCAGATCCAGTAATTGCACCAGGAGCTGTTACTCCTAACATGAGTTTATGGCTTAAAGCAAACGACATCGACGCTGTGTCAAGTGGTGATTTACTTAATATATGGCAAGACAGAGCTCGTGATAATGATGCATTTACTGCAGAGCTCGCACCACCAACGTATCATAACAGTGCAGCAATCAATGCTAATTACAACCCTCTAGTTGAATTTGACACGTCTGCCAACCAAGTTCTTAAGGGAAAAGGAGGATTTGATACATCAGATTATTGGGTGGTGTTACGAACGCCCCAACTTAATGAATCTGGTGTAATAGAGGGCGTACTATCTGGGCGTGTAGAAAGAGGTGCATTTGCAAATGATGGAACTGGCTTATGGGTTAATCCAGGTTCTGAAAGATTCAACAATCAAGATAACCTCGTAAGTCATATGATAGGAGCAACTCCTCAAAATACATCTGCCGCAGATGGTAGTAATTATGGAAGAGCTTATGTAAGTACTGCAGATGAAATGAATAGCGAACTTATCATACTAAATGTGAAAGCAAGTAGTGATGGACTTACCAGTGAAATTTACAAAAACGGTGTTCGTATTGACAATTATACTGGAACATATTCTGTAAGTGGTAACGACATGCCATACTCAGAAGTAACAAATAGCCAGTTCAATTTAGGAGTAGGAAGAATTACGCTAGTAGGTCATGCTTTCCAATCATTTTTTGAAGGGCAAATCACAGAATTTATTAGTTATAGATTACCAAATTCGCTATTCGACCAAAAGCGAATCCAATCATACTTAGCTATTAAAAATGGTATTACATTGCACTCTGTTACAAGTGACCCTACAAACGATGATGCAAATCCCGGAGATGAAAATTACGTTGACAGTGCTGGAAATATTATCTGGAATGCTGTCAATAATAGTGGGTTTACACACGATATTGCAGGAATAGGTAGGGATGATGCGAGTGGTTTAAATCAAAAACAATCTATCTCGAGTCATATTGATGGAGCGATTACAATGGGAATCGAAACTATTTACGATACAAATAGCGATCACATTAATTCTGCTTCAGCGACTATTGATGACAAAAACTTTTTAATGTGGGGTAACAATAATGCATCACTATCTGCGGCCTCGCCTATCGCTGTAGATATGAGTTTAAACATTCCTGGATTATCCACAAATGTGAATTTTATCTCTATAAATCGTACTTGGAAAGTCGTTGAAACTGGTGATTTAAGTACTGTAAAAGTATCTTTAGAAGAATCCCTATTATCAGCAACTATTACCCCTCCAGGAAATTTCTTTATGTTTATTTCAGACTCTCCTACGTTTGACCCGACGTCAGACTATCGCATAATGACATCTAACGGTTCTAAACTAGAAACTACGTACGATTTTACAGGTGAAAAATACATCACATTCGGTTATGCTCCAGAATATATCTATGAGCGATCAATTACATTTGATGGTACTAGAGATTATATGGATGCAGACGATGTTGCAGATCTTACTGGGCCTTTCACTATATCGACTTGGGTAAAACGAGGAGCAAATGCAAATAATAGCGATATTATTTCAAAAAGAAATATTGGTCCATATACAGAAGGGTATGCACTTCTACTTAACAACGCTAGAAGACCCCGCATTGTATGGAAAAATGCAGCAGGCACTACTGAAGCTTTAAACTCTTCTATTGTACTTCCTCAGGATGAATGGCACCACGTTGCTGTAATATATGATGGAAATAGAGTTACATTTTACATTGACGGTATAGAAGATACCTCTGCTGTGCGCAATGCTCCGGCAAGTTCAAATCAACACTTTCTAGTAGCTGCTGCAAACTACCAGAGTCCTACAAGATTCTTTGATGGAACTATAGATGAGGTAAGAGTATGGAATCAAGCATTATCGCAAGAGCAACTACAATTCATTATGAATCAGGAAATAGAGAAATTTACCGATGACTCTGTTAATGGTAAAATTATACCTCAAAACATCTCTAAAAACGAAGTAGCTAGCATTCCTTGGGCAGACCTAGAGATGTATTTACCTATGAATAAATACACTTTCACAAACGTAAAAGATGAATCTGATAATAATTACGTAGCAGCTATTAAAAATCTTCAAACGGTAGATTTCCAAACGGCTCCCCTACCTTATGTTTCGACAGCAGATGGGGTATGGGCAAACACTAACACATGGACTAACGGGGATACACAAGCACTACCAGGAGCGCCTTCAATAGTTGATGGAACGCAAACCATTGACTGGAATATTGTTCAAACAGCTCACAATGTGTCTACGGCATCAAATAACACGGTTCTAGCACTTGATGTAAATACAGCCGAGTTAACCATTGGGAATGATAGTAAGATAGAAGTATCTCACTATTTAAGATTAGACGGCATAATGGATCTTGTAGGAGAGTCACAATTAGTGCAAACAGAAAATAGTGACTTAGCAGCTACAAGTTCAGGAAGATTAGAAAGAGATCAACAGGGTACATCAGATACCTATTCTTATAATATCTGGTCATCTCCAGTAGGTCCAATAAATATAACAGACATCAATGAAGCACACACTGTTGCTTCTATAATGAATGATGGTACAGATGAAAACAACCCACAGTCATTAAACTTTAGTACTGGCTATAACGGGGCTAATTCTACACCAAAGACCGTAAGTGCATACTGGTTATACACTTACAGAAATGATCCTGCAGATACCTATAGCGCATGGGAACAGATAGGACCTTATGGAACCCTTGAAACTGGTGATGGTTTTACTATGAAAGGCCCAGGCAGCGGCGCAGTAACAGACCCTCAGAACTACGTGTTTATCGGTAAGCCAAATAATGGAACAGACGCAACATCTATTGATAAAACAATAAATGCCGGTAATGACTACCTTATGGGTAACCCTTTCCCTTCTGCTCTTGATGCAAATAAATTTATTAATGATAATCCACACTTAACGGGCACACTATCATTCTGGGAGCACTGGGGTGGAGGTAATCATTTCTTAGCAGACTATGAAGCTGGATATGCACTCTATACTTTAAGTGGGGGTACTCCTGCAGTAAGTCATCCTGCTCAAAATACGAGCGGTGCAAGTACCAATACTCCTACGCAATTTATAGCCGTAGGTCAAGGATTCTTTGTAAGAGGAGCTACTACTGGGACTACTAGTTTTAATAATACACAACGCGTGTTTGCTAAAGAAGCATCTTCTGGTTCGTTTTTCTTTAATGGGCAAAACCAACAAACAGAAAGTACTCTTAACGCAGAAGATGAAATTGTAAAACACGAAGATCTGAGAGAGAAATTTAGAATAGGTTTTGATTCCCCTAGTGCTTATCACAGACAGCTTTTAATGACTATTGATGAGAATACGACTTTTGGGTACGATAGAGCTTATGATGCAGTGATAGACAATCACCCACAAGAGGATATGATGTGGATGCTAGATGATGAGAAAGCAATAATTCTTGGAGTTCCTAGTATTGAAAATGACAGAAAATTTCCTCTACGTATAGGATTACCTATGGATGGCGAAATCTCTATTGGTGTAGACGCTCTTGAAAATGTAAATACAGATAATACCACTGTATATTTATTTGATGCACTTCAAGACACCTATACAGATATCACTATAGATCAGAAATTCACTCTTACGCTAGAAGCTGGAACTTACTTAGACAGATTCTATATCGTTCTTGAAAAAACTGCAGAGGCAGAAGAAGAGACGGAGGATACTGCAGAAGAAACAGATGAACAAGAAGAAGAGGATCAAGATATCGAAGTGGTAGATACGGAGACTATTGATGATGCTGAGCAATCAGATAATTTAAGTGTTTACTTCAACAGCCAATCGCATAACATTATAATAAATAAAAGGGTAGATTATGATGTACAGTCTGTACAGTTATTTACCATGTTAGGACAACTTATTAAAGAATGGACACCAGAAAGCGAAACTACAAGAGTAGAATTACCAGTACAAGATGTAAGTACGGGTGCTTACATCATTAAAGTGCAGAAATTACAAACTACACACACTCAAAAATTAATTATTCACTAA
- a CDS encoding DUF6503 family protein: protein MRYTFLTIAASALLTITSCKQENTTTTPTPEVATVNKNLARVQTSWITERVAKTEKRLNSTEAGKIVWQSMEAHGGLQRFFENGPLSFRFDYVPLDGSTRRYTDETLDTWNNKAVHWKPEDTTQRFGWDGEKAWKQVTDSTAFPFDMRFWALTPYYLAGSPFILDGEGVNLEKLEDKTFKDKNYDVVKITFSEGTGDAPDDYYIIYVGKEDHKVDVVRYIVSYPKYFPNGGAAPEKLMEVQGTTVVNGIELPTGFHTHWLTKDEEAGEHITNITIDNIRFIPEVEKSYFDIPEGADIIE, encoded by the coding sequence ATGAGATATACATTTCTTACTATAGCAGCCAGCGCACTGCTTACAATTACATCTTGCAAACAAGAAAACACAACTACTACTCCTACACCAGAAGTAGCTACTGTAAATAAAAACCTTGCAAGAGTTCAAACTTCATGGATTACCGAGCGTGTAGCCAAAACCGAAAAAAGATTAAACAGTACTGAAGCCGGAAAGATTGTATGGCAATCTATGGAAGCTCATGGCGGACTGCAACGATTTTTTGAAAATGGACCACTTTCTTTCCGTTTTGATTATGTTCCTTTAGATGGAAGTACTCGTCGCTATACAGATGAAACACTAGACACGTGGAATAATAAAGCGGTACACTGGAAACCAGAAGACACTACACAACGTTTTGGATGGGATGGAGAAAAAGCTTGGAAGCAAGTAACAGACTCAACAGCATTTCCTTTTGATATGCGCTTCTGGGCACTTACACCCTACTACCTTGCAGGCTCACCTTTTATCTTAGACGGCGAAGGTGTAAATCTTGAAAAACTAGAAGATAAGACGTTTAAAGACAAAAACTATGACGTGGTGAAAATCACCTTTAGTGAAGGTACTGGAGACGCTCCAGATGATTATTATATTATCTATGTAGGTAAGGAAGACCATAAAGTTGACGTTGTGCGTTACATCGTCTCATACCCTAAATACTTTCCTAATGGCGGCGCTGCTCCAGAAAAACTTATGGAAGTTCAAGGAACAACCGTCGTAAACGGCATTGAGCTACCTACAGGTTTCCACACACACTGGTTAACAAAAGACGAAGAAGCTGGAGAGCATATTACTAATATTACAATAGACAACATCCGCTTTATTCCGGAGGTTGAAAAAAGCTATTTTGACATTCCTGAAGGCGCAGATATTATTGAATAA
- a CDS encoding glycosyltransferase family 2 protein, whose product MDTTNNHPEEIASTATKNHSIAKKIAVNPWGTTVLITTFLLLVISAYIAYMLRYDFSQLDFERKSTVFGYAFMTVASVFLAYKSAFFLYTLYNYFRYKPVASVTDEQLPTVTVIVPAYNEGKQVYATLQSLADSDYPVEKIQLLSIDDGSQDDTWHWMQVAKKELGNRVSICQQPKNMGKRHALYRGFHEGNGEVFITVDSDSIVTPDTLRNLVSPFVNNEDCGAVAGNIRVLNNEKALLPKMLDVSFVLSFEFVRSAESNLNSVLCTPGALAAYRRDAVFACLEEWIDQTFMGKPSDIGEDRAMTNMILSQGKHVLFQKNAYAYTNVPENYKGLYKMFIRWGRSNVRENIAMAKYVFTDFRKDSKAGTRLLFLSQSLQIIMTYPFLAFMLFFIATHPVLFLTSTLVSILVLSTFPALFYGKKYNIGESFYAYSYSLFYTFGLFWITPYAIATAGKSGWLTRSLPQAA is encoded by the coding sequence ATGGACACTACAAACAACCATCCAGAAGAAATAGCATCAACTGCTACCAAGAACCATTCAATTGCAAAAAAAATAGCCGTAAACCCTTGGGGAACCACTGTCCTCATTACAACATTCTTACTGCTAGTGATATCTGCATATATAGCATACATGCTGCGATATGACTTTTCACAACTAGATTTTGAACGTAAAAGTACTGTGTTTGGTTATGCATTTATGACGGTAGCCTCCGTCTTTCTAGCCTACAAAAGTGCTTTCTTTTTATATACTCTTTATAATTATTTCCGTTACAAACCAGTCGCTTCTGTTACAGATGAACAGTTGCCTACCGTTACAGTAATTGTTCCCGCTTATAACGAGGGAAAGCAAGTATATGCAACACTACAAAGTCTTGCAGATAGTGATTATCCCGTAGAAAAAATCCAACTATTATCTATAGATGATGGTAGTCAAGATGACACATGGCACTGGATGCAGGTAGCCAAAAAAGAATTAGGAAACCGTGTTTCTATATGCCAACAGCCTAAAAATATGGGTAAACGTCATGCATTATATCGTGGTTTTCACGAAGGAAATGGTGAAGTTTTCATCACCGTAGACAGTGATTCTATTGTTACTCCAGACACGCTTCGTAATCTAGTAAGTCCCTTTGTTAACAATGAAGACTGTGGTGCCGTAGCAGGTAACATAAGAGTATTAAATAATGAGAAAGCACTACTACCTAAAATGCTTGATGTAAGTTTTGTACTTAGTTTTGAATTTGTGAGATCGGCAGAGAGTAACCTCAATTCTGTATTATGCACTCCTGGTGCACTGGCAGCTTATAGAAGGGATGCTGTTTTTGCTTGTCTAGAAGAATGGATTGATCAAACCTTCATGGGAAAACCATCAGATATAGGTGAGGATCGAGCAATGACTAATATGATTCTTAGCCAAGGTAAGCACGTACTATTCCAAAAAAATGCTTACGCATATACTAATGTACCGGAAAACTATAAAGGACTTTATAAAATGTTCATTAGATGGGGACGAAGCAACGTACGTGAGAATATTGCAATGGCAAAATATGTGTTTACAGATTTTAGAAAAGATTCTAAAGCAGGCACAAGATTGCTTTTTCTGAGTCAGTCATTGCAAATTATCATGACATATCCCTTCCTAGCTTTTATGTTATTTTTCATAGCGACTCACCCAGTGCTATTCTTAACTTCAACACTTGTAAGCATCCTTGTACTCTCTACATTTCCTGCCCTATTTTACGGTAAAAAATATAATATTGGCGAGTCTTTTTATGCATACTCATACAGTTTATTCTATACGTTTGGCCTATTCTGGATCACTCCTTACGCCATTGCAACAGCGGGTAAAAGTGGCTGGTTAACACGTAGCTTACCACAAGCAGCATAA
- the ilvA gene encoding threonine ammonia-lyase, whose translation MAVATTIFIPTLKSITDAANRVKKVAIKTPFMRSFTYSTKFDAEVFLKREDLQQVRSYKIRGAYNKISTLTDEQKEVGIVCASAGNHAQGVALSCSRLGIHGTIFMPSTTPNQKVEQVEMFGGDWITVVLEGDTFDDAFARASHICTTEGKTFVHPFDDEKIIEGQATVGLEILTQSEQALDYVFVPVGGGGLIAGLSSVFHHLSPKTKIIGVEPAGAPAMLTSLSKKENTTLDEIDKFVDGAAVQRVGDRNFAIAQQFVDRVVTVSEGKICQTILDLYNRDAIVAEPAGAMTLAVLDQFAEEIKGKNIACIVSGSNNDITRTAEIKERALLHQGLKHYFIVKFPQRAGALKEFVAEVLGPTDDITYFEYSKKTSREQGPAIVGLQIKSSEDLQPLLDRMRARKFYGEYLNDKPALFQLLV comes from the coding sequence ATGGCAGTAGCAACAACAATATTTATTCCCACGTTAAAGTCAATTACTGATGCAGCAAATAGGGTAAAGAAGGTTGCCATAAAGACACCATTTATGCGCAGCTTTACCTACTCAACCAAGTTTGATGCAGAAGTTTTTTTGAAGCGTGAAGACTTACAGCAAGTTCGCAGTTACAAAATACGCGGCGCTTACAATAAGATAAGCACGCTTACAGATGAACAAAAAGAAGTAGGCATCGTTTGTGCTAGTGCTGGTAATCATGCGCAGGGCGTAGCTTTGTCATGCTCACGTTTAGGTATTCATGGCACTATCTTTATGCCTTCTACAACACCTAATCAAAAGGTGGAGCAAGTAGAAATGTTTGGTGGAGATTGGATTACTGTCGTGTTAGAAGGTGATACTTTTGATGACGCATTTGCTAGAGCTAGTCATATTTGTACCACAGAAGGAAAAACATTTGTACATCCCTTTGATGATGAAAAAATAATAGAAGGCCAGGCAACTGTAGGCTTAGAGATTTTAACGCAATCTGAGCAGGCTTTGGATTATGTTTTTGTTCCAGTAGGTGGAGGAGGATTGATAGCTGGATTGTCTAGCGTTTTTCATCATCTATCACCTAAAACAAAGATTATAGGAGTAGAGCCAGCGGGAGCTCCAGCGATGCTGACTTCGCTCTCAAAAAAGGAAAATACTACGCTAGATGAGATTGATAAATTTGTTGATGGTGCGGCAGTGCAACGAGTAGGCGATCGCAACTTTGCAATTGCTCAGCAGTTTGTGGATAGGGTAGTTACCGTTTCTGAAGGTAAGATATGCCAGACTATTCTTGATTTATATAATAGAGATGCTATAGTAGCAGAACCCGCTGGCGCAATGACGCTTGCCGTTCTAGATCAATTTGCTGAAGAAATTAAAGGTAAAAATATCGCTTGTATCGTAAGCGGAAGTAACAACGATATCACCCGTACCGCCGAAATCAAAGAGCGTGCTTTGTTACATCAAGGATTAAAACATTATTTTATTGTGAAGTTCCCGCAGCGAGCGGGAGCTTTAAAAGAGTTTGTGGCTGAGGTACTTGGACCCACAGATGATATTACTTATTTTGAATATTCAAAAAAAACAAGTAGAGAGCAGGGACCAGCAATCGTAGGTCTACAAATAAAATCTTCAGAAGATTTACAGCCACTTCTCGATAGAATGCGTGCGCGTAAATTTTATGGTGAGTATCTTAATGATAAACCAGCGTTATTTCAACTGCTTGTTTGA